GGCCGGGCACCTCGCCGGTGGGCAGGGGCTGGGCGGGGCCGGGGCCGGGCGCCCGGCCACCGGTGGCCGATGCGCCCTGAGTAGGGGCGGGCCGTTGGTTATCAGGCTGGCCAGCGGGGGTAGGGCGGCTTTGCGGCGAGCCACTGGGCGGAGCTGTGCTTTGTTTCTGGTCGTTGGTTTCGCCTTTGCGGTCCGTACCTTCCTTAGTAGCGGGCTGATTTGGGGCGCTGCCATTTTTATCGGGCGTCGGCTTATCTTCCTTGTTTTTAGGTTGATTGGATTGCGCAGGCGGTGGCGGCGATGGAATTTGCGGCGTGTTGGGCCGCCGGGCCAGGTAATCGGTCAGCACTTCGTAATCGTAGCGGGCGATTTTGTTGCCTGGGTCCAGCAGCAGGGCCTGGCGCAGCAGGCCCACGGCCTGGGCCAGCTCGCCGCGCTGGGCTGCCAGCACTGCCAGCTGCTGCCGCGCCACGCTGCCCAGGGCCGGCGGTGCGCCCGTTAGCAGCTTGCTGTAAGTGCTGGCGGCGGGCGCCAGCTGGCCGGCCCGGGTTTGGGCGTGGGCCAGGTTCAACACTAGGCGGGGGTCGGGGGTGCGGCGGGCTTTGGCGTTCAGCGCCTCTGCAAAGTCCTGGGCTGCACGGGCCGCGGCCCCTTGCTGGTACGCCGCGGTGCCGCGCCGCACGGCCACGTTGCGGTCGCGCACGCCGGTGAGCAGCGCCCAGCCGGGCCCGCCAATCAACAGTAGCACCAGCGCAACGTATTTCACGGACGAATAACGGTTAGGGTCAGCGCCACGTCGAGGGCCAGCAGCAGCAGGGCGGCCGCCAGCGGGTAGCGGTAGCGGTTGTCGGCCACGGCCACGGTGCGCACCTGCTCGGCCACGCCGGGCATGTTGCGTAGCAGGCGCAGCAAGGGCTCGAAGCCGTTTTGCTGGTTGCTCAACTCCACGTACTGGCCGCCGGTTTGAGCCGAGAGCTGCAGCAGCGGCGCTTCGCGCAGACGGCTTTGCACCACCTGGCCTTTGCCGTCGCGCACCAGCCCCCCGCCCGGCTTGGGAATGGAACTGCCCGTTGCCGTGCCCACGCCCACCGTATACACCCGTGCCCCGGCCCGGGCCAGCTCCCGCAGCGCGGGCTCCAGGTTTTCGCCAAAGTCTTCGCCGTCGCTCACCAGTACCAGCGCCGTGGCACGGGGCGAGCCGGCCTGCGGGCTCAGTCGTTTCAGCACCAGCTCCAGCGGCTCGCGCAGGGTGGTGGGCCCGGCGGGCAGCAGGCTGGTGCGCAGCGTACGAACGAATACCTGCACGGCGGCCTGGTCGTAGGTGAGCGGGCATTGCACCACGGCCTCGGCCCCAAATACCACCAGCCCCAACCGGTCGGCCGGAAACTGAGCCACCAGCGTTTCCAACTCGGCCTGGGCCCGCAGCAGGCGGGAAGGGGCTACGTCCGGGGCATCCATCGAGCGCGACACGTCCACCAGCAGCCACACGTCTTTGCCGGCGGTGCGCACCGGGCGCTGGCTCACGCCCAGCGAAGGGCCCAGCGCGGCGGCCAGTAGCGCCGCGCCGGCCAGCAGGCGCAGCGTCAGCTTCCAGCCGCGGTGGCGGGCCCGCGTGCCCAGCGCCCGCCCGGCGCGGCCCGCCCGCTGCCAGTGCCGCGCCAGCAGCCCCAGCGCTAGGAGCAGGGCCAGGCCGGCCGCCACAAAATCAGGATACGCCCAGGTTAGCAATGAGGGAATAAGTAAACGAAGAGAAGGAGAGGCCGCACGCCGCGCCGGCAAAGGTGGCAGCGCGGAGGCGCTTGCCTCGCCCCAAAGATAATTTTTTCGCTCAGGGTATGGCTAATTCAGTTCCGCCCGTATATTTGCACCCGCTTCGGACGGAAGCGAAACCAGCCTGGAGAAGTGGGTGAGTGGCTGAAACCAGTAGTTTGCTAAACTGCCGTAGCTCTAAAGGTTACCGGGGGTTCGAATCCCCCCTTCTCCACTAATAATGTTGGGTTGCGAAAGCGTCCCATTGGGGCTCCACCCAGTAGGAAACTTTCTAAACTCAACATTATTTTTTTTCGGGGTGTAGCGTAGCCCGGTATCGCGCCTGCTTTGGGAGCAGGAGGTCGTAGGTTCGAATCCTGCCACCCCGACTTTTTTCCCACCCCGTTTTCGACCCCGTAGCTCAGCTGGATAGAGCAACTACCTTCTAAGTAGTCGGTCTTTGGTTCGAATCCAAACGGGGCCACTTCAAAGCCCCTCGTTTCACGGCGAGGGGCTTTTTTGTGCTTCGGCCGCCCTGTTTGGCCGCGCCGGCTCCGGATTTCTGGCTCAACCTGAGCCTGATTTTGCCCGAAGTGAGTCGTTGGCTGGCGCAACGCACCCCCGCACTGGCACGTTCAGGCACTATGAAAGTGGGCCAATATGCTTATCTTGGCCCCCAAACGCGGCTGCCACCACCTGAGCAGCTCCACGCATTGCACACTTTTTTTACTTCCTCTTCTTTTCGCCACCCCTTAAACAACTTTTAACCATGAAGAAATTCTTACTTTCTCTGGGCTTGCTTGGTGCCGCCGTAGGCGCGCACGCCCAGACCGTGAACTTGGGTCCTTGGGTGCAGGTAAACACGGTGAACTCCGGGGCTTTTGCGCCGGGCTACCGCGTCGTTCACGTGAGCACCGTTTCGCCCACCGTGGCGTGGACCACGGCCGAGGAAAACTCGTCGTCGGGCGTTGCTAACTTCTTCTTCCGCACCAACAACGCTGCGGGCGACCAGTTCGATTTCGATGCCATCACCGCAGTCGGTGCTAATGCCTCGTATGAATCGGCCAACATTTCGGGCGTTTCGGCTACCACCGCAGTGGTCGGCAAGTACGGCGCTTCGGGCGGCGGCGACATCCTGCGCACCACCAACGGCGGCCTGAGCTGGACCCGCACCACCACCAACGCGCAGTTTCCGCAAGCCAACGGTGGCTTCCTCGACTTCGTGCACATGTTCGACGCCAACGTGGGCGTGGCCGTGGGCGACCCCGTGGGTGGCTACTTTGAAATCTACCGCACCACCGACGGCGGCGCGACCTGGAACCGCATCCCCCAAACCGCCGTCCTCAACCCTTTCACGGGCGAGGCTGCGCTGGTGCGTTCGTACTTCGCGCTGGGCAACACCATCTGGTTTGGCGGCGCTTCGCTGGGTACCAACGACCAGGAGTACGTTTACAAGTCGACGGACCGCGGCATAACCTGGACCAAAAGCGCGCCGACGCCCCTCACCGAAACCATCTCCAAAATTGCGTTCAAAGATGCCAACAACGGCATCGCGTACAACGTGAAGGTGACCGGTACCGACGTAACCGCCGTGAACGTGATTCGCACCAGCGACGGGGGCGCCACCTGGCAGACCATCACCCCGGTGAACAACGCCACGGGCAGCTTCTTCCGCTACGACATCGATGCCGTGAACGGTCGTTACTACAGCGTGGGCCAGCGCTTCCCCGCTTCTTCGCCCGCCGTGGCCGCCGACTTTGGCTCTTCGTACAGCACCGACGGCATCAACTGGACCAACATGAACAACAGCCAGGGCTTCTTCGCCATGGACCTGATTCCGGGCACGGGCACGGCCGTAGCACAGGGCTACGCCGGCGCTGCCACCGACGCTGCCGGCTCGGGCGGCATCTACAAGGCCACCATCCTCAACTCGGCTACCCGCGACGCAGCTCTGCAAAACGCGCTGACGGTGTACCCTAACCCCAGCAACACCGGCGTGTTCAATGTGGACCTGGGTTCGACCCTGAAAGGCGACGCCCAGATGACCGTGGTGGACGCCATGGGCCGTCAGGTGAAGTCGCAAGCCATCAACGCTACCACCGTGGGCTCGAAAGCCTTCAACGTAGACCTGAGCAACGAAAAGGCTGGCGTGTACACCCTGCAGTTCCGCACCGAAGCCGGCATTGCCACGCAGAAAGTGGTTATCAACTAAGGACCGGTTTTCGCCCTTGCTTAAAAGGCCTCTCCCGCACCGGGAGAGGCCTTTTTTTGTGCCTGGGAACAAGGCCGTTGGCGGTGGTTTCTGGGGTGCTGAAAAATGAAAAAATACGGGGAAGAAAACCGCGAAAATTCCCGAAAATGGGATTAAATATGTACTTTTGAGTGTTCAGTACCTAGCCACCCGTTGGGTGGTTTTACGACCTGATTTAATCCCGCCCTCATGAGCGAAACAACCGAAAAAACCGTGCAGCCGGATTATACCGCTGACAGCATTCAAGTACTCGAAGGTTTGGAGGCCGTGCGCAAGCGGCCCAGCATGTACATCGGCGACACCGGACTGAAAGGCCTGCACCACCTGGTGTGGGAGGTGGTCGACAACTCCATTGACGAAGCCCTGGCCGGGCATTGCGACCTGATTAACGTCACCATCAACGAAAACAACTCCATCACCGTGCGCGACAACGGCCGCGGCATCCCGGTGGACTGGCACGCCAAGGAGCAGAAGTCGGCCCTGGAAGTGGTGCTGACCGTGCTGCACGCCGGCGGTAAGTTCGACAAAGGTTCCTACAAAGTATCGGGTGGCCTGCACGGCGTGGGCGTGAGCTGCGTGAACGCGCTCAGCACCGACCTGAAGGTAACCGTGCGCCGCAAGGGCCACATCTATCAGCAGGAGTACAAGATTGGCTTCCCGCAGTACGACGTGAAGGAAATTGGCGACACCGAGGAGCACGGCACCGAGGTGCAGTTTCTGCCCGACGCCAGCATCTTTTCCGAAACGGAATACCGTTACGACACCGTAGCCGGCCGTTTGCGCGACTTGTCGTACCTGAACAAGGGCATCCGCATCACCCTCACCGACCGCCGCGAGAAAGTGGAAGGCGGCGAGTTCCGCTACGACGAGTTTTACTCCGAAGGCGGCCTGCGCGACTTCGTGCAATACCTCGACGGCAAGGAGCGGCCCTCGTTGCTGGCCGAGCCCATTTACGTGGAAAGCGAGAAGGGTGGCACGCCCGTGGAAGTGGCCCTGCAGTACAATACCTCGTACCAGGAAAACGTCTATTCCTACGTCAACAACATCAACACGCATGAGGGCGGCACGCACGTGGCCGGCTTCCGCTCGGCCGTGACGCGCGTGCTGAAAAGCTACGGCGACAAGAACAAGCATTTCGAGAAAGCCAAGGTGGAAATCACCGGCGACGACTTCCGCGAGGGCCTCACGGCCGTTATCTCGGTGAAAGTGCAGGAGCCGCAATTTGAGGGCCAGACCAAGACCAAGCTGGGCAACTCCGAAGTGAGCGGCGCCGTGAACTCGGTGGTGGGCGAAATCCTGACGCAGTACCTGGACGAGAACCCCAACCAGGCCAACCGCATCATGGAGAAGGTGATTCTGGCCGCCAAGGCCCGCATCGCCGCCCGCAAGGCCAAGGACATGGTGCAGCGCAAAAACGTGCTGGGCTCGAACTCCCTGCCCGGCAAGCTGGCCGACTGCTCCGACTCGGACCCGGAAATCTGCGAGCTGTACCTGGTGGAAGGGGACTCGGCCGGCGGCACCGCCAAGCAGGGCCGCAACCGCGCGTTCCAGGCCATTCTGCCGCTGCGCGGCAAAATCCTGAACGTGGAGAAGGCCCAGGAGCACAAAATCCTGGAAAATGAGGAAATCAAGAACATGATTACCGCATTGGGCGTCACGTTCAACGAGCGCAAGTCGCTGGCCTTCACCACCGACGAAGAAGGTACCGAAACCGGCCCGTTGAACTTCGACAAGCTGCGCTACCACAAGGTCATCATCATGACCGACGCCGACATCGACGGCTCGCACATCCGCACGCTGATTCTGACCTTCTTCTTCCGCTACATGCGCGAGCTGGTGGACCGCGGCTACATCTACATCGCCCTGCCGCCGCTCTACCTTGTGAAGCGCGGCAAAGAAGAGCGTTACTGCTGGACCGAAGAAGAGCGCCAACAGGCCCAGGAAGACCTCGGCCGCGGCAAGCCCGAAACGGTGAATGTGCAGCGCTACAAAGGGCTGGGCGAAATGAACGCTGAGCAGCTCTGGACCACCACCATGCAGCCCATCACCCGCACCCTGAAGCAGGTGACGGTGGAGTCGGCCGCCGAAGCCGACCACTTGTTCTCGATGCTGATGGGCGACGAAGTGGCCCCGCGGCGCGATTTTATCGAACGCAACGCCAAATACGCCAAGCTGGACGTGTAAGGGCTGAGCCTGAGATTCGACGGATTGTTGGATTGGTCGGATTTTCTGAATTGGATAAAGAAAGCAGTCGTCGTGACTGCTTTCTTTTTTTGTAATCAATTCAAGTGATTTTTATGCGGCAATTGATTTCCTCCGGCGCTCCCTGGGAGCCGATTGTGGGCTATTCCCGCGCCGTGCGCGTGGGCAACGTGGTGGAGGTGGCCGGCACGACGGCGCAGGACGGCGACGTGGTTACGGGCGGGGCCGATGTATATGCCCAGACCAAGCGGGCGTTGGAAAAAATAGGGGAGGCCCTGGCGGCGGCCGGAGCGTCGTTTGCGGATGTGGTGCGGACGCGCCTCTTCGTCACCGATATTTCGCAAT
This DNA window, taken from Hymenobacter sp. 5317J-9, encodes the following:
- a CDS encoding T9SS type A sorting domain-containing protein — protein: MKKFLLSLGLLGAAVGAHAQTVNLGPWVQVNTVNSGAFAPGYRVVHVSTVSPTVAWTTAEENSSSGVANFFFRTNNAAGDQFDFDAITAVGANASYESANISGVSATTAVVGKYGASGGGDILRTTNGGLSWTRTTTNAQFPQANGGFLDFVHMFDANVGVAVGDPVGGYFEIYRTTDGGATWNRIPQTAVLNPFTGEAALVRSYFALGNTIWFGGASLGTNDQEYVYKSTDRGITWTKSAPTPLTETISKIAFKDANNGIAYNVKVTGTDVTAVNVIRTSDGGATWQTITPVNNATGSFFRYDIDAVNGRYYSVGQRFPASSPAVAADFGSSYSTDGINWTNMNNSQGFFAMDLIPGTGTAVAQGYAGAATDAAGSGGIYKATILNSATRDAALQNALTVYPNPSNTGVFNVDLGSTLKGDAQMTVVDAMGRQVKSQAINATTVGSKAFNVDLSNEKAGVYTLQFRTEAGIATQKVVIN
- the gyrB gene encoding DNA topoisomerase (ATP-hydrolyzing) subunit B, whose product is MSETTEKTVQPDYTADSIQVLEGLEAVRKRPSMYIGDTGLKGLHHLVWEVVDNSIDEALAGHCDLINVTINENNSITVRDNGRGIPVDWHAKEQKSALEVVLTVLHAGGKFDKGSYKVSGGLHGVGVSCVNALSTDLKVTVRRKGHIYQQEYKIGFPQYDVKEIGDTEEHGTEVQFLPDASIFSETEYRYDTVAGRLRDLSYLNKGIRITLTDRREKVEGGEFRYDEFYSEGGLRDFVQYLDGKERPSLLAEPIYVESEKGGTPVEVALQYNTSYQENVYSYVNNINTHEGGTHVAGFRSAVTRVLKSYGDKNKHFEKAKVEITGDDFREGLTAVISVKVQEPQFEGQTKTKLGNSEVSGAVNSVVGEILTQYLDENPNQANRIMEKVILAAKARIAARKAKDMVQRKNVLGSNSLPGKLADCSDSDPEICELYLVEGDSAGGTAKQGRNRAFQAILPLRGKILNVEKAQEHKILENEEIKNMITALGVTFNERKSLAFTTDEEGTETGPLNFDKLRYHKVIIMTDADIDGSHIRTLILTFFFRYMRELVDRGYIYIALPPLYLVKRGKEERYCWTEEERQQAQEDLGRGKPETVNVQRYKGLGEMNAEQLWTTTMQPITRTLKQVTVESAAEADHLFSMLMGDEVAPRRDFIERNAKYAKLDV
- a CDS encoding DUF1631 domain-containing protein, which gives rise to MKYVALVLLLIGGPGWALLTGVRDRNVAVRRGTAAYQQGAAARAAQDFAEALNAKARRTPDPRLVLNLAHAQTRAGQLAPAASTYSKLLTGAPPALGSVARQQLAVLAAQRGELAQAVGLLRQALLLDPGNKIARYDYEVLTDYLARRPNTPQIPSPPPPAQSNQPKNKEDKPTPDKNGSAPNQPATKEGTDRKGETNDQKQSTAPPSGSPQSRPTPAGQPDNQRPAPTQGASATGGRAPGPGPAQPLPTGEVPGQLRGLDRNAGGEVSNGRSTRPGTEAATPADVQLQTQRERLQAMNLSPAQARQLLETLRAQEQQYLQQLARPAERKPDPNKPTW
- a CDS encoding VWA domain-containing protein — protein: MLTWAYPDFVAAGLALLLALGLLARHWQRAGRAGRALGTRARHRGWKLTLRLLAGAALLAAALGPSLGVSQRPVRTAGKDVWLLVDVSRSMDAPDVAPSRLLRAQAELETLVAQFPADRLGLVVFGAEAVVQCPLTYDQAAVQVFVRTLRTSLLPAGPTTLREPLELVLKRLSPQAGSPRATALVLVSDGEDFGENLEPALRELARAGARVYTVGVGTATGSSIPKPGGGLVRDGKGQVVQSRLREAPLLQLSAQTGGQYVELSNQQNGFEPLLRLLRNMPGVAEQVRTVAVADNRYRYPLAAALLLLALDVALTLTVIRP
- a CDS encoding RidA family protein, with the translated sequence MRQLISSGAPWEPIVGYSRAVRVGNVVEVAGTTAQDGDVVTGGADVYAQTKRALEKIGEALAAAGASFADVVRTRLFVTDISQWEAVGRAHGEVFGEIRPAASMLEVKALIDPRLLVEIEATAIIEGMGNARSSGN